One genomic region from Fusobacterium perfoetens encodes:
- the citF gene encoding citrate lyase subunit alpha, with protein MKTLINKVNREIPSYIEGYGEVKPYAGPFATAPCGERSSVKLSCSKPGDSKLVASIREALEKCQIKDGMTISFHHHLRNGDYVLNMVMDEIAKMGIKNLNLVASSLTKAHEPLIEHIRNGVVTGINTSGLRGEIAKEISKNNILGKPVVFRTHGGRGRAIEAGELKIDIAFIAAPACDPMGNMNGCEGKSAFGAMGYPMVDAEYADKVVAITDNLVEFPLQKISIPMIYTDYVVVVDSIGDPEQIATGATRITKNPQELLIAENAAKVLIASGAIKNGFSFQAGSGGSSLAVCRFLKEYMKENEIKGSFVSGGATGYLVELLEEGYFNAILDTQSFDGVAAASVAKNANHLEMSSSMYANPHNKSCVAHQLDVMILSATEIDEDYNINSLTGSTGMIMGAVGGAPDTAAGAKLTLVVAPTMRKRIPIITDKVTNVVTPGETVDILVTERGICVNPNRKDLQEALDNAGIKTKTIGELRKDVEHLTGTPEKTEFGDTIVGVIEYRDGTVIDVIRQAK; from the coding sequence ATAAAAACATTAATAAATAAAGTAAATAGAGAAATTCCTAGTTATATTGAAGGGTATGGAGAGGTTAAACCTTATGCTGGACCATTTGCAACAGCTCCTTGTGGAGAAAGAAGTTCTGTAAAATTATCTTGCTCAAAACCTGGAGATAGCAAATTGGTGGCTTCAATAAGAGAGGCTTTAGAAAAATGTCAAATAAAAGATGGAATGACAATATCTTTCCACCACCACCTAAGAAATGGTGATTATGTTTTAAATATGGTAATGGATGAAATAGCTAAAATGGGAATAAAAAATCTTAATTTAGTAGCTTCATCACTTACAAAAGCTCACGAACCTTTAATCGAACATATAAGAAACGGAGTGGTTACAGGAATAAATACTTCTGGTCTTAGAGGAGAGATTGCAAAAGAAATATCTAAAAATAATATTTTGGGAAAACCAGTTGTATTTAGAACTCACGGTGGAAGAGGAAGAGCAATTGAGGCAGGAGAATTAAAAATCGATATTGCATTTATTGCTGCACCAGCTTGTGATCCAATGGGGAATATGAATGGTTGTGAAGGAAAATCAGCTTTTGGTGCTATGGGATATCCAATGGTAGATGCTGAATATGCTGATAAAGTTGTTGCAATAACTGATAATCTAGTAGAATTTCCATTACAAAAAATATCAATACCTATGATATATACTGATTATGTTGTAGTTGTAGATTCAATAGGAGATCCAGAACAAATAGCAACTGGAGCTACAAGAATTACAAAAAATCCTCAAGAACTTTTAATAGCTGAAAATGCTGCAAAAGTTTTAATAGCAAGTGGAGCTATAAAAAATGGATTTTCTTTCCAAGCTGGTTCAGGTGGATCATCACTAGCAGTATGTAGATTCTTAAAAGAATATATGAAAGAAAATGAAATAAAAGGATCTTTTGTTTCAGGTGGAGCAACTGGATATTTAGTTGAACTTTTAGAGGAAGGATATTTTAATGCTATTTTAGATACTCAAAGTTTTGATGGAGTAGCAGCAGCATCTGTTGCAAAAAATGCAAATCATTTAGAGATGTCATCTTCAATGTATGCTAATCCACACAATAAATCTTGTGTAGCTCATCAACTAGATGTAATGATACTTTCTGCAACAGAAATTGACGAAGATTATAATATAAACTCACTAACAGGTTCAACAGGAATGATAATGGGAGCTGTTGGAGGAGCACCAGATACAGCAGCAGGGGCAAAACTTACTTTAGTAGTGGCTCCAACAATGAGAAAAAGAATACCAATAATCACAGATAAAGTAACAAATGTTGTTACACCTGGAGAAACAGTTGATATTTTAGTAACAGAGAGAGGAATCTGTGTAAATCCTAACAGAAAAGATTTACAAGAGGCTTTAGATAATGCTGGAATAAAAACAAAAACAATAGGGGAGCTTAGAAAAGATGTAG
- a CDS encoding HpcH/HpaI aldolase/citrate lyase family protein produces MAIRRSRRTMMFAPANNPKMLVTAHLYGPDCVLFDLEDAVKYSEKDAARDLLAEALKVVDYGDTEIFARINPLYTEFGKDDVKTLVPAGLRNMRLAMTETPEQIKELDELLTEIEKENGIEVGSCKIQASIETPKAVMNVFDIVKASPRIVSVSFGAEDYTRCLGATRTKEGTEIFMARNMVSMAASIAGIDAIDTVWSDLADVEGFKNEIKSSMNLGFAGKSCIHPSQIKIIHDVFTPSKEEIEKSLRIVEAAAAADISRGGVITVDGKMVDIPVISKAERVVRLAKAAGVIK; encoded by the coding sequence ATGGCAATTAGAAGATCAAGAAGAACAATGATGTTTGCTCCAGCAAATAACCCAAAAATGTTAGTTACAGCTCATCTATATGGACCAGACTGTGTTTTGTTTGATTTAGAAGATGCAGTAAAATATTCTGAAAAAGATGCAGCAAGAGATTTACTTGCTGAGGCTTTAAAAGTAGTGGACTACGGAGATACAGAGATATTTGCCAGAATAAATCCACTTTATACAGAGTTTGGAAAAGATGATGTAAAAACTTTAGTTCCTGCTGGACTTAGAAATATGAGACTTGCTATGACAGAAACTCCAGAACAAATAAAAGAGCTAGACGAACTTCTTACAGAAATAGAAAAAGAAAATGGAATAGAAGTAGGTTCTTGTAAAATACAAGCATCTATTGAAACTCCAAAAGCTGTAATGAATGTATTTGATATAGTTAAAGCATCTCCAAGAATTGTAAGCGTATCTTTTGGAGCAGAAGACTATACAAGATGTCTTGGAGCTACAAGAACTAAAGAGGGAACAGAGATATTTATGGCTAGAAATATGGTATCAATGGCTGCTTCAATAGCTGGAATCGATGCAATAGATACTGTTTGGTCAGACTTAGCTGATGTGGAAGGATTTAAAAATGAAATAAAATCTTCTATGAATCTTGGATTTGCTGGAAAATCTTGTATTCACCCTTCTCAAATAAAAATAATTCACGATGTATTTACTCCTAGTAAAGAGGAAATTGAAAAATCTTTAAGAATAGTTGAGGCTGCAGCAGCCGCAGATATTAGTAGAGGTGGAGTAATAACAGTTGATGGAAAAATGGTTGATATACCTGTTATTTCAAAAGCAGAAAGAGTGGTTAGACTTGCTAAAGCAGCAGGAGTTATCAAATAA
- the citD gene encoding citrate lyase acyl carrier protein, which produces MIGVCGNEKDSDVLVTVDLDFQGIEITIESKLKKMFGKLMEKAVREVLEDMKVENAKVLVQDFGALDFVIKGRTRTAIRRAMNGGDK; this is translated from the coding sequence ATGATAGGCGTTTGTGGAAATGAAAAAGATTCTGATGTTTTAGTAACAGTTGATCTTGATTTTCAAGGAATAGAGATAACAATAGAATCTAAGTTAAAAAAAATGTTTGGAAAATTAATGGAAAAAGCAGTAAGAGAAGTTTTAGAAGATATGAAAGTTGAAAATGCAAAAGTTTTAGTTCAAGATTTTGGTGCATTGGATTTTGTTATAAAAGGAAGAACAAGAACAGCTATAAGAAGAGCTATGAATGGAGGGGATAAATAA
- a CDS encoding tripartite tricarboxylate transporter permease — translation MFDLLFTGLKIILTPSTFLLITAGTILGVIFGALPGVSASMAVALALPFAYAMNPVIAIAFLVAVYCASITGGGITAILFKIPGTPSSAPTTFDGYPMAQRGEAGKALGFSLVASAVGGMVAAFAMALISPQLSSIALKFGPSELFAVSFLGLSVLSCLDSDNIVKTLISGLLGLFLACIGMDPMLGIARFTWGSSTLLSGIEMIPVMIGLFAVTEVLKQTGKPRTKLESVSKDDGDGKIKTVLPGFKEIWATKATMTRASILGTIVGILPGAGATIASFLSYAIEKKVSKRADKLGTGIADGIVASEAANNAATGGSMVPLLSLGIPGGNAAAIMMTALVIKGVQIGPLLVKTQPDYLASVFGSMFVTNIVMVIVAMAVAKVFAKILAVPYTILGPVIVMLATIGAYALKNNSGDVLLMATAGIIGYLFVKLKYNSAALVLGLVLGQMSESNFRRAYTLTNGSLATIFTKPITAVLMTACVIMLVYPLIKFALEKKK, via the coding sequence ATGTTTGATTTGTTATTTACAGGATTAAAAATTATATTAACTCCAAGTACATTTTTGTTGATTACAGCAGGAACAATATTAGGTGTTATTTTTGGTGCTTTACCTGGTGTTAGTGCTTCAATGGCAGTAGCTTTGGCTTTACCATTTGCTTATGCAATGAATCCAGTTATTGCAATAGCTTTCTTAGTTGCAGTTTATTGTGCTTCTATTACAGGTGGAGGAATTACAGCTATCCTATTTAAAATTCCTGGAACACCTTCAAGTGCTCCAACAACATTTGATGGTTATCCAATGGCTCAAAGAGGGGAAGCTGGAAAAGCTTTAGGATTTTCACTAGTGGCTTCAGCAGTTGGAGGAATGGTAGCAGCTTTTGCAATGGCACTTATATCTCCACAGTTATCAAGTATAGCTTTAAAATTTGGACCATCAGAACTATTTGCTGTTTCATTCTTAGGACTTTCAGTTTTATCTTGTCTTGATAGTGATAATATAGTAAAAACTTTGATTTCTGGACTTTTAGGATTATTCTTAGCTTGTATAGGAATGGACCCAATGCTTGGTATAGCGAGATTTACTTGGGGAAGTTCAACACTTCTTTCTGGAATAGAAATGATTCCTGTAATGATAGGACTTTTTGCTGTAACAGAAGTTTTAAAACAAACTGGTAAACCTAGAACAAAATTAGAAAGTGTTTCTAAAGATGATGGAGATGGAAAAATAAAAACTGTTTTACCTGGATTTAAAGAAATTTGGGCTACAAAAGCTACTATGACAAGAGCTTCTATACTTGGAACAATAGTTGGAATTTTACCGGGAGCAGGAGCAACAATAGCTTCTTTCCTATCATATGCTATAGAGAAAAAAGTTTCAAAAAGGGCAGATAAACTTGGAACAGGAATTGCAGACGGAATAGTTGCTTCAGAGGCTGCTAATAATGCTGCTACTGGAGGATCAATGGTACCATTACTATCTTTAGGAATCCCTGGTGGAAACGCTGCAGCTATTATGATGACTGCTCTTGTAATTAAAGGGGTTCAAATAGGACCATTATTGGTAAAAACTCAACCAGATTACTTAGCATCTGTATTTGGATCTATGTTTGTAACTAATATTGTAATGGTTATCGTTGCAATGGCAGTAGCTAAAGTATTTGCTAAAATTTTAGCTGTACCTTATACAATATTAGGACCTGTAATTGTAATGCTTGCTACAATTGGTGCTTATGCTTTAAAAAATAACTCTGGTGACGTATTATTAATGGCAACTGCAGGAATAATAGGATATTTATTTGTTAAATTAAAATATAATTCAGCTGCTCTTGTTCTTGGATTAGTATTAGGACAAATGAGTGAATCTAACTTTAGAAGAGCTTATACATTAACAAATGGAAGTTTAGCTACAATATTTACAAAACCAATCACAGCTGTTTTAATGACTGCTTGTGTAATAATGTTAGTTTATCCATTAATAAAATTTGCATTAGAAAAGAAAAAATAG
- a CDS encoding tripartite tricarboxylate transporter TctB family protein, which produces MDILFSVGLIIFNIYCFFLVGAESPAPTPTELGAAFWPRIIIVLMVGLLISNIVSTIKQNKGKEKEKIDIVGFFKSKLFLGMILIAAMTLVMPYIGFVASCFLFLSAYGALLGERKIVKLLVFSLIITFILYAIFQGLLDIRLERGIGIFRNFALSLETIILNIKRGL; this is translated from the coding sequence TTGGATATTTTATTCTCAGTAGGGTTGATTATATTTAATATTTATTGTTTCTTCTTAGTCGGAGCAGAATCTCCAGCACCAACTCCAACAGAGTTAGGAGCAGCATTTTGGCCAAGAATTATAATAGTTTTAATGGTAGGACTTTTAATTTCAAATATAGTTAGTACAATAAAACAAAATAAAGGAAAAGAAAAAGAGAAAATAGATATTGTTGGATTTTTCAAAAGTAAACTATTTTTAGGAATGATACTTATAGCAGCAATGACTTTGGTAATGCCATATATAGGATTTGTAGCTAGTTGCTTTTTATTCTTAAGTGCTTATGGAGCATTATTAGGAGAAAGAAAAATAGTAAAACTTCTTGTATTTTCTTTAATTATTACCTTTATATTATATGCAATTTTCCAAGGATTACTTGATATAAGACTTGAAAGAGGAATTGGAATATTCCGTAACTTTGCATTATCATTAGAAACTATAATTCTTAACATAAAAAGGGGGTTATAA